In Oncorhynchus masou masou isolate Uvic2021 chromosome 28, UVic_Omas_1.1, whole genome shotgun sequence, the DNA window CAGAGGAACTATCTAGCACCGTGGTCAACAGTCAAGTTTCCAGAAGATGATCTGCTTGTCTTCGCCACCTGTGATCACCGTGCTACACTGCTCGTTCATCCACATCGCTGTGACTGCACCTGGTCAGGGCCGAAGAAAAATGAAAGATTAAGAGCAATTTATTCTGCACATGTATACACAAGGGACCGTTTGAATTATACCAGATTTAATTGAAGTGTACTGGTATTAATTTATGCTGTTTCATTTGTGTTTTGGCATTTTAGTGATGATGTTTGGTGTACCTGAATGTCCAGGGATCCTGGTGGTCACTTTGTTGCTTAGCAGGTCCAGGACCTGGAGGTGTCCGGACTGACCGCCCGACAGGACCGTGTTCCCGTCCCAGCAGAAACACCTGTCCCCAGGGACATGGTAACAGTCAGGCAAGGGTCATTATATTTATGCAGATGCACATTATGAGCCAGAGACGAATGAGGATACAGGTATAGTAACCTGTTCTATTCTGGCCCCTCGCCTCTGTTCACAAATCCAGGGTTGGATAGGTGTAAGAAATACGGCAGAAGCTCCACTCAGCTAATTAGACGGATTCAAGAGGCTATCACCATATTGCTTTACCCGGTAAGTTCCTTCCAGATCTTTCTGAGCAGGGACTAAAGGAAGTTGCCATGGACTGAAATGGAAGTGGGACAGCGTGGGTGTGGCCTTACCGCTGCACCTCATCAGCTTGCACAGACGAAATCATCATGCCCGTCTGGACGTCGATTACCTTCAGACACGAGTCCTCTCCTACACTCAAGATGTGTCTGCTGTctgtgaaaataaataaatgcctTTGATAAGCTGGCTCAGTCATGCTTGGTGTATATTAATCAGAGATAGCGAAGGTGTAGAGTGAAAGGGAGTAATTATAAACCCCATTGACAATGACCAGCAGACCTCATCATTAATTGTAATACTCTAGTACAGTTATTCCTGTGGGTGGCAGCCTCAATGATAAGGGTTAAACTACCAGTAAACGTGTTTTAAACGCTCCCATGTATAGTCCATACTGGGACTGAGGGACGTATTAGTTAATATTACATACGTACCAGGACTAAAGGCCACATCGTGGATCTTTCCTGAATGGCAGTGGACTTGATGGAGTTGTACTGAGCTACTGGTATCCCAAATGGTGACGGTTCCATCCTTAGTCCCCGACACCAACAAAGTACCTGCTGGGTTTAGGTTAATAGTGTTCACCTGGACATGGAGAAAACATAGGTTAGGGTAAGGCTGTTGGACAGAAAGACTCAAACAGATCGCAAACAGTAAAGTCATTTCTGAGAGACACGTTAGCATCATGTGAGGTGATAGGCAGGCCCTTACCCCCGCTTCGTGTTCAAACTCTGCCAGCAACTGGAATTGGCATCTCTTATTATTTGCGATATCGGCAGAGTCACATTGCCAAACCTTCAATAGAAATATTAACATTCATACATGCCTATTATAGTGTCAAACAGCTGAATTAGAAATTAATTAAACAATACAAAGATCATTTGGAAAAAGGCTGTCCTTTTACACCCATGGTGTTCATCATCAAGATCATGATGTGTCCCTAACCTTGACTGTCGAGTCCCAGGATGCAGTGTAAAGCTGGTTGTCCTTCCAGCACATCTTACTGATGGCATCATCATGGCCCATCAACGTGTCCTGACGCCTGCCAAATGGTATCGAGTAGAAATACCTGGGGAGGAAGAACACTGGGTATGAATGGATGTGATGAAATAGTAATGCTGTGCTGACCGGGAATAGGCCATGCTGTGCTGACCGGGAATAGGCCATGCTGTGCTGACCGGGCCATGCTGTGCTGACCGGGAATAGGCCATGCTGTGCTGACCGGGAATAGGCCATGCTGTGCTGACCGGGAATAGGCCATGCTGTGCTGACCGGGAATAGGCCATGCTGTGCTGACCGGGAATAGGCCATGCTGTGCTGACCGGAATAGGCCATGCTGTGCTGACCGGGAATAGGCCATGCTGTGCTGACCGGGAATAGGCCATGCTGTGCTGACCGGGAATAGGCCATGCTGACCGGGAATAGGCTGCTGTGCTGACCGGGAATAGGCCATGCTGTGCTGACCGGGAATAGGCCATGCTGTGCTGACCGGGAATAGGCCATGCTGTGCTGACCGGGAATAGGCCATGTTGTGATGACCGGAATAGGCCATGTTGTGATGACCGGAATAGGCCATGTTGTGATGACCGGAATAGGCCATGTTGTGATGACCGGAATAGGCCATGTTGTGATGACTGGAATATGCCATGTTGTGATGACTGGAATAGGCCATGTTGTGATGAATAATGTTAAGGTAATGGTCAAGTGAAGAACTGAAAATGCTCACACATTATTGTCCCACGAGGAGCAGACTACGGCCTTATCCTCTGGTAGCATCAAGCACGATGATAATGCCTGCAGGAAAAAAAATGCAGAATACCAATTCATACATTCATCTCATAATAATGGAAATGGTTTCACAGTAAAGGGGGCGAGAGGGGATAACATTCTGCTCAGTACCATGTTGGAGAAGGACATGCTTCTCTGCAATCCATTAGACTCTCTGGAGAACATCTTCAGTGTCGAGTCTGGAGGAGACAAGTACTTTTAGTCCTTATCAGACTTCAATAGCAAATGATACTCATATTAATTGGACATTAATGTTCAAATGGAAAGGCTCAGCAATATTTGAATTCACCATATGCTAAAACATAACCAAAGTCTACTTTACAAGCTGATAGGTTTTCCAGACCTTGTGATGTTGTGAAGACAGACGACGAGGTCCGAGTCACTGCGATGCCCGTCACAGCCCTGTGTTTTTGTAAGGAGTGTATTCAGTCAGAGGTGATCAAGTTGAAAAGTCACCGTCCAATAACAGGGTGAACATATTTTAGGGGCGGAGAGAAAAATGACAGTTTAAATTCTCACTCACTCTTTATGGATTTTGTGGGTGGACATTAATTTGAGTTTAGCTATGTTGTTCCAAGCCAGTCTCCTAGTCTCTTCGGTTAGGTCTTCAAAGGAGGAGTCCTCACTGGTGGATGCTAAAAAAGAAGAACGGGTTAATTAACACTACACCTCCAAACTTCAACAACTGGCATTTGCGATTATATCGCAAAAGCAAAAACGTTGAGTCTGACTGGGAAAAAGATCCAACAAACCGACATTTTGCAATGTCAGTATTtgattgactgtctgtctgtgagtacaAGTGAGTGAGTTTGTTCCCTGTGTTTGTCTGTCGGTCAGTGTGTGGGTGAGGGTGTTACCTGGAGAAAGCTCGTTGAGGGGTGTGTTTACACTGGGTGTTCGCGATATGCTCTGGAATCTGGGTGTTATCCTCTGTGGGTGTGGGGTGGTGAACAGTTGCGTCGGGGTTTGCCCAAACTCCAGGATCTGAATCAACATGGCAATCTTCTCATTGGGGTCCTCTATACTGttcagagggagagaacagagaaggaAACAGTATTTCATCAATTATTTAATCAGTTTCCTGGATATGTCTGAAATATGGAGAGGTGGATAACACTGAATGGTTAACACTGAATGGTTAACACTGAATGGTTAACACTGAATGGTTTCATTACCTATCACAGTCGATGCCACCCTCATATGTCAACGGATGGAACACTGCCAATAAAACCAGGGAAATCAACATCATTACATCACACCCATATTCATTAAAAACAAGGTTTCATCATCAGGCAAATGGATACTCAGTCTCTGATAAGATCTAGGGGTCTTGTACCATTGTGGGCTGCCACGGCTTCACTTCCTTTTTGCTTGAAGCCAAACACCAGGTCGATCCACTCGTGCAGGTGTTCTGACACGTACTGACTCTCCAGCGCTTTCTGACTCTTCTGAAGAAAATCACTGGCATCTACACCATACATACAGGAGAATAATGAacataaacaacacacacaaccaaaaTAATATCACAAAAAATATAACACCTGAAAAATGGTTTCCCTGTTGTAGTTGTTACCTGCAGCCCATGGCGGAAGAACTACATCTTGAACCGAGCTTCCACCTTGCCTCTTCCCCAAATCCAGACTAAGGCAGTTTAGCAGAAAGCTGGGGTCATTCCCATAGAAGTCTGGGATTAACTGAAACAGATGGTTGACGAGGAAACAGCCACATGTGACAGAAATAATGTGCAAAGGGAGATTTGGTATTATACAATTCTGATCATTATAAAATATTTTCCACTCAAGGTACTTTTTACCTCTTTGAAGTCAGTTGCACCCTCTAAGCAATTTTTCCACGTTTCTCCAATGCTGCAAACACATTAATAACCCATGTTCAACAATATGGCATGGTTGATTCAGTCAAATATTGTAAACCTAAATTggctaacactttacattaaagctgcaatatgcaacttttcgtGTGACCCGACCAAATTTACTCAGAAGAGTGtgtatagatctgtcattctccttgaaagcaagtctaaaaaAACAGTAGTTCTATAcacactatttctatgcttcccattcttaagtttaTTTTTTGAGTCTTCTACATTTGgatttgtacaccagcttcaaaccgttgaaaataaaacatttttggttatggaaaatatatttcacagcagtttagatggtacaatgattctctgcactatacttgcttgtcttgtcacataaactgaaatgatgcgaactattagaattttagcaaccaggaaatggcgcagcaatttctgcatagtgcatctttaaattGACCCTATTACTATATAACTACACAGCAACAACTGTAGTAACATAGTAGTTGCACAATTGGAACAAGAAATGTGTAACATCTACTTGCTGAAGGTTATTCCACATGTGCAATTACTGATGCGATTGCACATTCTTGTTCCACTGTGTAACTAACCTTTTGTAATTACATGTTTGAAAGTCAGCTCTGAATTACCATGGCACTTACTCAAACCAAAATCTGATCTTGTTACATGTGCCACTACCAATGAATCCACATGTAATACAAAGGTTGATAAATAGTCTATGTTAGTACGTTTTACTAACTAATTAGTACATTTTACTAATAGTTATTGCTTTGAGTCTGGAATATGAATCTTTGTTAAATCCATaagagtctaagccctgtctaagctgGGGGAGGGAAGTACTACTAAGCGATATGGAATcattttaagaaggtcataccaagcaTCCTTTTGCAATTTGATTTTAAAAAACCATGTAAGACCCGTTGAAGTATcccaaaaatatatacaaaaaatattTGATATAAAAATTGATTTGGCCTTACTGCgacaccacatgaccaaatgtatgtggacagct includes these proteins:
- the nsmaf gene encoding protein FAN isoform X2; amino-acid sequence: MRVASTVIEDPNEKIAMLIQILEFGQTPTQLFTTPHPQRITPRFQSISRTPSVNTPLNELSPASTSEDSSFEDLTEETRRLAWNNIAKLKLMSTHKIHKEAVTGIAVTRTSSSVFTTSQDSTLKMFSRESNGLQRSMSFSNMALSSCLMLPEDKAVVCSSWDNNVYFYSIPFGRRQDTLMGHDDAISKMCWKDNQLYTASWDSTVKVWQCDSADIANNKRCQFQLLAEFEHEAGVNTINLNPAGTLLVSGTKDGTVTIWDTSSSVQLHQVHCHSGKIHDVAFSPDSRHILSVGEDSCLKVIDVQTGMMISSVQADEVQRCFCWDGNTVLSGGQSGHLQVLDLLSNKVTTRIPGHSGAVTAMWMNEQCSTVITGGEDKQIIFWKLDC
- the nsmaf gene encoding protein FAN isoform X1 produces the protein MAFIKRKERSKERFSLLLLDLEEYYFEQHTVYHVTTSSAKKRKIRGSLKVCSKSIIFEPEDHVEPIVKIPLRDCKKIEAVEEKDQNPFNESKPAGLTILCKQVYLIKENNVVAPYRVERGDSTFLFHLEVSSKTEDVVQTLLQLHRASCLDKLGDQTAMIAANLQSRLARTSFDKNSFQNVSEIPHMECEAEMVTPLVTNPGHVCITDQSLYFQPLNGYPEQVVRIELHRVKQIYKRRHGLRPLGLEVFCTENDFCSDIYLKFYKTSDRNDLYYYIATFLENHMVEHTAESYMLQWQRGHLSNYQYLLHLNNLADRSGNDLSQYPVFPWIIADYNSTELDMMNPATFRDLSKPVGALNKERLERLLSRYRDMPDPRFMYGSHYSSPGYVLFYLVRVAPEHMLCLQNGRYDNADRMFNSIGETWKNCLEGATDFKELIPDFYGNDPSFLLNCLSLDLGKRQGGSSVQDVVLPPWAADASDFLQKSQKALESQYVSEHLHEWIDLVFGFKQKGSEAVAAHNVFHPLTYEGGIDCDSIEDPNEKIAMLIQILEFGQTPTQLFTTPHPQRITPRFQSISRTPSVNTPLNELSPASTSEDSSFEDLTEETRRLAWNNIAKLKLMSTHKIHKEAVTGIAVTRTSSSVFTTSQDSTLKMFSRESNGLQRSMSFSNMALSSCLMLPEDKAVVCSSWDNNVYFYSIPFGRRQDTLMGHDDAISKMCWKDNQLYTASWDSTVKVWQCDSADIANNKRCQFQLLAEFEHEAGVNTINLNPAGTLLVSGTKDGTVTIWDTSSSVQLHQVHCHSGKIHDVAFSPDSRHILSVGEDSCLKVIDVQTGMMISSVQADEVQRCFCWDGNTVLSGGQSGHLQVLDLLSNKVTTRIPGHSGAVTAMWMNEQCSTVITGGEDKQIIFWKLDC